A stretch of the Nothobranchius furzeri strain GRZ-AD chromosome 5, NfurGRZ-RIMD1, whole genome shotgun sequence genome encodes the following:
- the dhx16 gene encoding pre-mRNA-splicing factor ATP-dependent RNA helicase DHX16, which produces MANLEQWVNDRLHDILGLSDRYVPQFMIGLARKASSSEDFVSRLEQTGTIDIDQTVTAFAKELYEKIPRQQAVEKPSKAIERQAIEMERKNRTYTLLEDSDSESDEVAAREKQKGKKKSKEKDRGNQKRNIRQKKDSSSEDETLQRGDSFQEDRTSVKREDDEEEEWEKEERVRLEDIKERDAFAQRVKEKDKEKTRNIAERTDKKAYEEAQKRLKMAEDGQKNMLPELRKQSRREYLKKREAEKLEDLEAEIRDEEYLFSADERTEREKKDLEHKRTVWELAKDYKKAGAKEQEERKNRYYMPKEVRRKEVPQKELELEETPMELGGEQGLWEEERMKTATLSFGAKREREQGMKQEQERYQLVLEEEEMIDFVSTAITMKGTRTEQDQDAPELSQAELKKRSIQEVRRSLPIFPYRDDLLAAIHEHQVLVIEGETGSGKTTQIPQYLLEDGYTKGGMKIGCTQPRRVAAMSVAARVAEEMSVKLGNEVGYSIRFEDCTSERTVLKYMTDGMLLREFLTEPDLASYSVVIIDEAHERTLHTDILFGLIKDIARFRPDLKVLVASATLDTERFSCFFDDAPVFRIPGRRFPVDIFYTKAPEADYLDACVVSVLQIHVTQPPGDILVFLTGQEEIEACCEMLQERCRRLGSKIAELLVLPIYANLPSDMQAKIFTPTPPGARKVVVATNIAETSLTIDGIIYVIDPGFCKQKSYNARTGMESLIVTPCSRASANQRAGRAGRVAAGKCFRLYTAWAFKHEMEETTIPEIQRTNLGNVVLLLKSLGINDLIHFDFMDPPPHETLVLALEQLYALGALNHLGELTKLGRRMAELPVDPMLSKMVLASEQYKCSEEVLTIAAMLSVNNSIFYRPKDKVVHADNARMNFVVPGGDHMVLLNVYTQWVESGYSTQWCYENFIQFRSMRRARDVRDQLEGLMDRIEVEMVSCDGDNIPIRKAVTAGYFYHTARLSKGGYKTVKHQQTVYVHPNSSLFEEQPRWLIYHELVFTTKEFMRQVIEIESGWLLEVAPHYYKSKELEDSSSKKMPRKQGKTKEELG; this is translated from the exons ATGGCAAATTTGGAGCAGTGGGTGAACGACCGGCTGCATGACATCCTGGGGTTGAGCGATCGATACGTCCCTCAGTTCATGATCGGCCTTGCTCGGAAAGCGTCAAGCTCTGAGGACTTTGTGAGTCGCCTGGAGCAGACGGGGACCATCGACATCGATCAGACTGTGACAGCGTTCGCGAAGGAGCTTTATGAAAAG ATTCCCCGTCAGCAGGCTGTCGAGAAGCCGTCCAAGGCAATAGAGCGACAGGCTATCGAAATGGAGAGGAAGAATCGGACGTACACGTTGTTGGAGGACAGTGACAGCGAGAGCGACGAAGTGGCTGCAAGGGAAAAACAGAAAGGAAAGAAGAAAAGTAAAGAGAAAGACAGAGGAAACCAGAAAAGGAACATCAGACAGAAGAAAGACTCGTCGAGTGAAGATGAAACTCTTCAAag GGGCGATTCTTTCCAGGAGGACCGAACGTCTGTTAAAAGAGAAGATGATGAGGAAGAGGAGTGGGAGAAGGAGGAGAGGGTACGGCTGGAGGACATCAAGGAGAGAGACGCATTTGCTCAGAGGGTGAAAGAGAAGGACAAAGAAAAGACCCGAAACATCGCCGAGCGGACGGACAAGAAg GCTTACGAAGAAGCTCAGAAGCGTCTGAAGATGGCTGAAGATGGTCAGAAGAACATG CTGCCAGAGTTGAGGAAACAATCTCGTCGGGAATATTTGAAGAAGAGGGAGGCTGAGAAGCTGGAAGACCTGGAGGCTGAGATCCGAGACGAGGAGTACCTATTCTCCGCGGATGAACGGACTGAGAGGGAGAAGAAGGATCTGGAACACAAACGCACCGTCTGGGAGTTGGCTAAAGATTACAAGAAGGCCGGTGccaaggagcaggaggagaggaagAACAGATACTACATGCCAAAGGAAGTTAGGAGGAAG GAAGTTCCTCAgaaggagctggagctggaggaaACTCCGATGGAGCTGGGAGGAGAGCAGGGCCTCTGGGAGGAGGAGAGAATGAAGACAGCTACCCTCAGCTTCGGAGCCAAGAGAGAGCGAGAGCAGGGCATGAAGCAGGAGCAGGAGAGGTACCAGCTGgtcctggaggaggaggagatgatcGACTTCGTCAGCACAGCCATCACCATGAAGGGAACTCGGACCGAACAG GATCAGGACGCGCCGGAGCTGTCTCAGGCGGAGCTAAAGAAGCGGTCCATCCAGGAGGTGCGGCGcagcctccccatcttcccctacAGAGACGACCTGCTGGCTGCCATCCATGAGCACCAGGTCCTGGTTATCGAGGGGGAGACGGGCTCCGGAAAGACCACCCAGATCCCTCAGTACCTGCTGGAGGAC GGCTACACCAAAGGAGGGATGAAGATTGGCTGCACTCAGCCTCGGAGGGTGGCGGCCATGTCAGTGGCAGCCAGAGTGGCAGAGGAGATGAGTGTGAAGCTCGGTAATGAG GTGGGCTACAGCATCCGCTTTGAGGACTGCACGTCGGAGCGGACGGTGCTGAAGTACATGACCGACGGCATGCTGCTCCGAGAGTTTCTCACAGAACCCGACCTGGCCAGCTACAG CGTGGTCATCATAGACGAGGCCCACGAGCGGACACTCCACACGGATATCCTGTTTGGGCTGATTAAAGACATCGCCCGGTTCCGACCAGACCTGAAGGTTCTGGTGGCGAGCGCCACTCTGGACACAGAACGTTTCTCCTGCTTCTTTGATGATGCTCCAGTTTTCCGGATCCCTGGAAGAAGGTTTCCTGTGGATATCTTCTACACTAAG GCTCCTGAGGCCGACTACCTGGACGCCTGTGTGGTATCGGTCCTGCAGATCCACGTCACTCAGCCGCCTGGAGACATCCTGGTTTTCCTCACAGGACAG GAGGAGATCGAAGCGTGCTGCGAGATGCTGCAGGAGAGGTGCCGGCGGCTCGGCTCTAAGATCGCCGAGCTGCTTGTGCTCCCCATCTACGCCAACCTGCCCTCCGACATGCAGGCCAAAATCTTCACTCCCACTCCTCCCGGAGCGCGTAAG gtggtggtggccaccaacATCGCTGAAACCTCCCTGACCATAGACGGCATCATCTACGTCATCGACCCCGGCTTCTGCAAGCAGAAGAGCTACAACGCTCGCACAGGCATGGAGTCGCTCATCGTCACGCCGTGCTCCCGG gcttcagccaatcagagagcagggCGAGCAGGCAGAGTGGCTGCTGGGAAATGTTTCCGCCTCTACACGGCGTGGGCCTTTAAACACGAGATGGAGGAAACGACCATTCCTGAGATCCAGAGAACCAACCTGGGGAATGTGGTCTTGCTGTTGAAGAGCTTAG GCATCAACGACCTCATCCACTTTGATTTCATGGACCCTCCCCCTCATGAGaccctggttctggctctggagcAGCTTTACGCTCTGGGGGCCCTGAACCACCTGGGAGagctcacaaag CTGGGTCGCAGGATGGCTGAGCTACCGGTTGATCCGATGCTGAGCAAGATGGTCCTGGCCTCAGAACA GTATAAATGTTCAGAGGAAGTGTTGACCATCGCCGCCATGCTGTCGGTCAACAACTCCATCTTCTACCGACCCAAAGACAAGGTGGTGCATGCTGACAACGCCAGGATGAACTTTGTGGTTCCGGGTGGAGACCACATGGTTCTGCTCAATGTCTACACACAG TGGGTGGAGAGCGGCTACTCCACCCAGTGGTGCTACGAGAACTTCATCCAGTTCCGCTCCATGAGGAGAGCCCGGGATGTCCGGGACCAGCTGGAGGGTCTGATGGACCGAATCGAGGTGGAGATGGTCAGCTGTGATGGAGACAACATCCCCATTCGTAAG GCCGTGACGGCGGGGTACTTCTACCACACAGCCAGGCTCAGTAAAGGCGGCTACAAGACGGTGAAGCACCAGCAGACAGTCTACGTCCACCCGAACAGCTCGCTGTTCGAGGAGCAGCCCCGATGGCTCATCTACCACGAGCTGGTCTTCACCACCAAGGAGTTCATGAGACAG